AAAAGAAATTCCACTAACTTGTCCTTGTTGTTGATTTACCAAATCAATAATAGCTTCAATTGTTCCACCAGTGGCTAAGATGTCGTCGATAATTACAACTTTGTCTCCTGGTTGAATATCCCCAACATGCATTTGTTGATGGTTTGTTCCGTATTCTAATGTATATTCGATATCTAAAACTTTTCTTGGTAATTTACCTGGTTTGCGTACCAAAACAAATCTAGTTTTGGTATTAAAAGCAACAGCTGATGCTAAAAGAAATCCTCTTGCTTCTGGAGCTACAACAACATTAGCTTTACTTTCTTTAACAAAAATAGAAATTTGCTCAATTACGTATTGAAAAGCTTCGACATTATTTAGCAACGGGGTGATATCTTTAAAGTTAACGCCTTTGTTAGGGAAATCTTTAACATCATAAATAAAATCTTTTAAATTCATCTTAACCTCTTAATCATTTATGTTTTCTATAATTTGTTCTTCTCCCGAAACTTTTAGTTGGGCAATATATTTTTTAAATCCGTATTTTGCTCGAATTCTTTTTTGTTCTAGAACTAATCAAAGCGGTAACATAATTGTTAAAACTGCAATTGAAGCAACAATAATTCCGATTGTTAACGACAGACCCATACCTATAATTGTTGGCATTGTGATTACCGCAACAATACTAATAGACAAGTACAATAAACCAATAGTTAATGATCTTACTATTCCGAATTTAAATATTTGGGCAAAAATTTCTTTTAAAAAATTATTTTGACTAGCTTCAATTTTAATTTCTTTGTTAATTTTTGACTTAAATACTTTCAATTCTTCTTTTAACATTTGTTTTTGATGTTTAAAGTCTTGAATAATAATTCTTTTTTCTACTTTCAATTCTTTTGGAAGTTTACTAAATAATTTTTTAAAATTCATTTCTAATTGTTTCTTAAATTTCGAAATCTTCTTTTTAGTTGAACTTTGAATTTTTTCTTTTTTTACAAATTTAGATAACTGCTCTTTTTTGATTTTTTTCAATTCTAAAATTCTATTTTTAATGTCCTTTTGTTTGTTTTTGATTTTAAACGTTAATTCAATTTCTTGTTTAAAGTAATTATGCAATGATTTTTCATCTTTAGAATCAATAATTTTTTTACCTTTTCCTAATATTAATATTCCTAGTAGAATTACAAAACTAATAATTGTAACAATCGCCGGTAAAATTTCAATAGAGAAAGGAACTCTTAATGTAATTATTACTGCAGCTGTCGCTACTACTGCAATAGTCAATCCTAAAGCTAAGGCTACAAAGTATGTTCATTTAAATCTAATAATCATGTAAGCCAACAATGCTAAAAGAACAATTGCAAATGTTACAACTATTTGAATCATTTGTTTATAAGTTGTATATGGTTTAGTTTCTAATACCAAAACACCTTCAGTTGGTGTTGGTTCTACTGGAGTAATTTCAGAAATGTTTTCATTAGCAATTTTTTGAACCGCAATTCTAAAAATA
The sequence above is drawn from the Williamsoniiplasma somnilux genome and encodes:
- a CDS encoding adenine phosphoribosyltransferase; the encoded protein is MNLKDFIYDVKDFPNKGVNFKDITPLLNNVEAFQYVIEQISIFVKESKANVVVAPEARGFLLASAVAFNTKTRFVLVRKPGKLPRKVLDIEYTLEYGTNHQQMHVGDIQPGDKVVIIDDILATGGTIEAIIDLVNQQQGQVSGISFLADLTDLHDKSLLSKYRVQKLIEY